A window from Megalops cyprinoides isolate fMegCyp1 chromosome 8, fMegCyp1.pri, whole genome shotgun sequence encodes these proteins:
- the LOC118782141 gene encoding semaphorin-4B-like has translation MRTARMDWLPLLASALLLGGFIQTASADDDVTPRLSFSYDAKERSAKRFSAEGVLNYTSLLLSKQDNRLYVGAREALFALDLSDISREKLQRNLTWSTPEGKRGQCGFKGKDLQTDCFNYIKILLRLNSTHLYVCGTYAFSPICTYINTSDFSLARTAAGEILAEDGRSRCPFDPEYKSTAIMVDGELYAGTVSNFQGNEPIIYKSLGAGPALKTENSLNWLQDPAFVGSAYLQESLPKGSPVGDDDKIYFFFSEAGKEFDFFDNTIVSRIARVCKGDLGGERVLQKKWTTFLKAQLLCSLPDDGFPFNIIQDVFVLTPSQEDWKSTVFYGVFTSQWYRGASGSSAVCAFTMDQVERAFNGRYREVNRETQQWYTYNHPVPEPRPGACITDAARDMGISSSLHMPDKVLNFVKDHFLMDGVIRSRPLLLKRSVRYMQIAVHRVRALSKAYDVLFMGTDDGKLHKAINANDKMHIIEEITLFPQPQPIQHIELDSEKGLLYVSSYSGLVEVPVANCSNYASCGECVLSRDPYCAWTGRRCQDVRGALPGSHWKQDVEEASTISICNRTLFSSRSTKSTPARTSACQVIIVPANTFKVLTCPLRSNLAERKWEYSESASQSLFASPEGGLVVVAHADREETFECWSVEEGFRQLLANYCVRAEVQSESTTLTGRSRTPRIHHDESIVLPGETRSPQVNTKTYWNELIVVCALLAFSLVVFSLFVVYRNRDRMKSMLKEGECPNMQQKKPRVPGKPAESLPLNGNTLPPSTSDHKGYQTLNDNYICSTPTHDSSPDNSKSFSESERRPLNLKESRVEISPTCPRPRVRLGSEIKDSIV, from the exons ATGAGGACTGCGCGTATGGATTGGCTCCCTCTCCTGGCCTCTGCCCTCTTATTGGGTGGTTTTATCCAAACGGCCTCGGCGGACGACGATGTCACTCCACGCCTGAGCTTCTCGTACG ATGCTAAGGAGAGGTCGGCTAAAAGATTCTCAGCTGAAGGGGTGTTGAATTACACCTCCCTTCTCCTCAGTAAGCAGGATAACAGGCTGTATGTGGGAGCCAGAGAGGCACTCTTCGCCCTGGACCTCTCTGATATCAGCAGGGAGAAGCTGCAGAGGAAT CTGACATGGAGCACTccagaggggaagagaggacagTGTGGCTTCAAAGGAAAAGACCTGCAG ACTGACTGCTTCAATTACATCAAGATCTTGCTGCGCCTGAACAGCACCCACCTGTATGTGTGCGGGACCTACGCCTTCAGTCCCATTTGCACGTACATT aacACCTCCGACTTCTCCCTGGCAAGGACGGCTGCGGGGGAGATCCTGGCGGAGGATGGGCGCAGTCGCTGCCCCTTCGACCCCGAGTACAAATCCACCGCCATCATGGTCG ATGGCGAGCTGTACGCCGGCACTGTCAGCAACTTCCAAGGGAATGAGCCAATCATCTACAAGAGCCTGGGCGCTGGACCCGCCCTGAAAACGGAAAACTCGCTCAATTGGCTTCAAG ACCCGGCCTTTGTGGGATCTGCTTACCTCCAGGAGAGCCTGCCCAAGGGCAGCCCGGTTGGAGATGATGATAAGATTTACTTTTTCTTCAGCGAGGCAGGGAAAGAGTTTGATTTCTTCGACAACACCATTGTGTCACGCATCGCTCGGGTGTGTAAG GGTGACttgggaggggagagagtgcTGCAGAAGAAATGGACAACTTTCCTGAAGGCCCAGCTCCTGTGCTCGCTGCCAGACGACGGCTTCCCATTCAACATCATTCAGGATGTGTTTGTTCTGACACCCAGCCAGGAGGACTGGAAGAGCACTGTGTTTTATGGAGTCTTCACATCTCAGTG GTATAGAGGTGCGTCGGGCAGCTCAGCGGTATGTGCCTTTACCATGGATCAGGTAGAGAGAGCCTTCAATGGGCGATATCGTGAGGTCAACCGAGAAACACAGCAGTGGTACACCTACAACCACCCCGTCCCCGAGCCACGGCCTGGAGCG TGCATCACCGACGCTGCCAGGGACATGGgcatctcctcctccctgcacaTGCCCGACAAGGTGCTGAACTTCGTGAAGGACCACTTCCTGATGGACGGGGTGATCCGCAGCCGGCCTCTGCTGCTGAAACGCAGTGTGAGGTACATGCAGATCGCCGTGCACCGGGTGCGGGCCCTCAGCAAGGCCTACGACGTCCTGTTCATGGGCACAG ACGACGGGAAGCTGCACAAGGCCATCAACGCCAACGACAAGATGCACATCATCGAGGAGATCACGCTCTTTCCCCAGCCACAGCCCATTCAGCACATCGAGCTGGATTCGGAGAAG GGCCTGCTGTACGTGTCCTCTTACTCTGGCCTGGTTGAGGTCCCAGTGGCCAACTGTAGTAACTACGCTAGCTGCGGAGAGTGTGTCCTCTCCAGGGATCCATACTGCGCCTGGACAGGGCGGCGGTGTCAGGACGTCAGGGGAGCCCTGCCCGGGAG CCACTGGAAGCAGGATGTGGAGGAGGCGAGCACAATTTCCATCTGCAACAGGACACTGTTCAGTTCCCGTTCCACCAAGTCTACACCTGCGC GGACATCTGCCTGCCAGGTGATCATCGTACCAGCCAACACCTTCAAAGTGCTGACCTGCCCGCTCCGCTCGAACCTGGCGGAGAGGAAGTGGGAGTACAGCGAGAGTGCTAGCCAGTCTCTGTTCGCCAGCCCGGAGGGGGGCCTGGTGGTGGTGGCACATGCCGACAGGGAGGAGACTTTCGAGTGCTGGTCTGTGGAGGAGGGCTTCCGGCAGCTTCTGGCGAATTACTGCGTGAGGGCCGAGGTCCAATCAGAGAGCACCACGCTGACCGGTCGGTCGCGGACCCCCCGGATCCACCACGACGAATCCATCGTCCTGCCCGGTGAGACTCGGTCCCCGCAGGTCAACACCAAGACATACTGGAACGAGCTGATCGTAGTGTGTGCCCTGCTGGCCTTCTCCCTGGTGGTCTTCTCCCTCTTTGTGGTGTACCGGAACCGGGACCGCATGAAGTCCATGCTCAAGGAGGGCGAGTGCCCCAACATGCAGCAGAAAAAGCCCCGAGTGCCGGGCAAGCCGGCGGAGAGTCTGCCCCTCAACGGcaacaccctccctccctccacctccgACCACAAGGGCTACCAGACCCTCAACGACAACTACATCTGCAGCACCCCCACCCACGACTCCTCACCCGACAACAGCAAGAGCTTCTCGGAGTCAGAGAGACGGCCGCTCAACCTAAAGGAGAGCCGCGTGGAGATCTCGCCCACCTGCCCCAGGCCCAGGGTTCGACTGGGCTCCGAAATCAAGGACTCCATTGTGTGA